Proteins co-encoded in one Aspergillus luchuensis IFO 4308 DNA, chromosome 6, nearly complete sequence genomic window:
- a CDS encoding Zn(II)2Cys6 transcription factor domain-containing protein (COG:S;~EggNog:ENOG410PV5U;~InterPro:IPR036864,IPR001138;~PFAM:PF00172;~go_function: GO:0000981 - DNA-binding transcription factor activity, RNA polymerase II-specific [Evidence IEA];~go_function: GO:0008270 - zinc ion binding [Evidence IEA];~go_process: GO:0006355 - regulation of transcription, DNA-templated [Evidence IEA]) has product MSGNPNDHNDPNRQGPYRNPNDFNDPNRPGQYPPPPQWNTSQSEQPGDGQQPPHYPPTSQYPYPPASYPPASYPPASYPPPDHQYPSAPGQYPPPPNMAAIPPQSQDPYRVAPPPGPYRPPDMYGAPPPPQVVYQAAAPRQRTAIACRYCRRRKIRCSGFESSQDGRCSNCIRFNQECMFTPVSSQAQAFVPAHAAYPHLRNAQNQGRGPPPGGVMLYGAHGQPLPPQQQPESTLPSVYPPQYANAPPLPNGAQDHRPVGRRGSGSGFEYPDPTNLAPVTPATSASGYQTYSATSPYYPPPPQHERRTSPQSNYPYDGRHSSSPHSSPYPPVNPNQTPPPTSTPGGSTRGGLNVRDMLNPGEGQNQGQGRSSTDSDMLNALNRRGLGQ; this is encoded by the exons ATGTCCGGCAATCCCAACGACCACAACGACCCGAACCGGCAGGGCCCGTACCGCAATCCCAACGATTTCAACGATCCTAATCGGCCGGGACAGTATCCGCCTCCACCGCAATGGAACACTAGTCAATCTGAGCAGCCTGGTGATGGtcaacaacctcctcacTATCCACCAACCTCTCAATATCCT TATCCTCCGGCCTCGTACCCTCCAGCTTCTTACCCCCCAGCTTCCTACCCACCACCAGATCACCAATACCCGTCTGCACCTGGACAGTatccgcctccgccgaaCATGGCAGCTATTCCCCCGCAGTCGCAGGACCCCTACCGCGTGGCACCCCCTCCCGGCCCCTACCGCCCCCCAGACATGTACGGCGCACCCCCTCCGCCTCAAGTAGTCTATcaagctgctgctcctcgtcaGCGGACTGCCATCGCGTGTCGCTACTGCCGGAGACGGAAG ATCCGCTGCTCGGGATTTGAAAGCTCTCAGGATGGAcgctgcagcaactgcatCCGCTTCAACCAGGAGTGCATGTTCACGCCAGTCTCGTCCCAGGCGCAAGCCTTTGTCCCTGCCCATGCCGCCTACCCTCACCTACGGAATGCCCAGAACCAAGGCCGCGGACCGCCTCCCGGAGGAGTCATGCTCTATGGTGCCCATGGCCAGCCCCTCCCaccacagcagcaaccgGAGAGTACACTTCCATCGGTGTACCCCCCTCAATACGCAAacgctcctcctctccccaatGGAGCTCAGGATCAT AGACCTGTTGGTCGTCGAGGATCAGGCTCGGGTTTTGAATACCCTGATCCCACTAACCTCGCCCCGGTGACACCCGCTACATCTGCATCTGGCTATCAGACGTATAGTGCGACGAGCCCATACtatccgccgccgcctcaaCATGAGCGACGTACTTCTCCGCAATCGAATTATCCCTATGATGGTCGCCATTCCTCGTCTCCTCACAGCTCCCCGTATCCTCCTGTGAACCCCAATCAGACTCCTCCCCCCACTTCCACCCCGGGGGGTTCAACTCGCGGCGGACTGAATGTGCGAGACATGTTGAATCCTGGAGAAGGTCAGAATCAGGGCCAAGGCCGCTCTAGCACCGATAGTGACATGCTCAATGCATTGAACCGTCGGGGCCTAGGCCAATAG